A window of Pararhodobacter sp. genomic DNA:
GCAATCGTCACCTTTGGCGGGATCGTGCGCGACAATGAGGGCACGCTTCTGGGCATGGAGATCGAGCACTACCCCGGCATGACCGAACGCGCGCTGGCCGACATCGAGGCACAGGCGCGCGCCCGCTGGTCCTTGTCCGAGGCGCTGATCATCCATCGCTTCGGCCCGCTGGCGCCGGGCGAGATGATCATGATGGTCGCCACCGCCGCACGCCACCGCGCAGACGCCTTTGCCGCCGCGGAATTCCTGATGGACTATCTGAAATCGCGCGCGCCCTTCTGGAAGAAAGAACGCTCGGCACAGGGCACCGCCTGGGTTGCCGCGCGAGACGAGGACGAGGACGCGCTCAAACGCTGGTGATCACTTTTCGACCGATGGGGCAAGTCCGCTGGGTGCATCCTCGAAAACCACCGGCAACGTGAACTCTGCCCGTTGCCCGCTTTCGCGGTCGGTCACCGATGTGCGCAACGTAAATGCGCCAACCGCCCCGGTCACGCGGTAGGTCAGATGGAAATATCCGTCTACCGGCTCTCGATACGATTCCAGTTGGATGTCGCCCATCGGAATCAGCTCGGGGGTCATTTGCCGTCCATCCGGTGAATCCAGCGTGAAAGCCACGTCAAAGCGCATCTGGTTGACGCCACTCGGCTGCGGGGTCAGCGAGAAGCCGTAGACCTCGACATAGGCGTAAACCGGGTCACCGATGCGATACACATTGCTCGCGCGGGGTTCGAAGATGCCAAACCCGGTTGCCGGACTGGCGATAAGCTGGGCGTTGGTAACGCCAAATCCGCTCAGATCCGTGACCGCGCGCATGAAATCGCGCGCCGCGTCAACCGCCTCGCGGGTCTGGCCTTGCGCGATCAGCAATTCGATGGCGCTGGCCGCCTCGGTCAGGGGCCCGGCCAGACGCGGGGCTGGGGGCACAAAGACCGCCCAGCAAGAATGGCAGCGCAACCAAGGTGGGTCGCGCAATCGCCCGTGCAACAGATCCAATGATCATCCGAAACGCCCCAATCGTCATGCGATACAGGGCACTTTGCCCGCCCGCTGGCGCCAGAGCAAGGTCTGCTCGCAGAGTTGTGTTTACGTTTCCCGCGCCGTGAGCAACGACTGCAGATACTCATTCTGGTGGCGCGCCTCGCGCAGCCCATCCATCGCGGCGCGCAACTCGGCCTGCAGTTGCGCGGTTTGCCGTTCCGTTTCTTCCTCGAGCTGCTGAATATAGCTGATGGCCTGATCGCGCGTTTCTTCGGCTTCATGCAGGGCCTGCGCCATGCGCTCCAATTCGCCAAGATCGGCTTGCGTCACACGCGTGAAACGATGCACCAGCCAGTTCACGAACCACCCCAGAGCAAAGGCCGTGGTCAACACGATCACAGTGACAACGACAAATTCAGTGCGGTTCATAGGGGTCTCCGGTTCGTGCGTGACTTGGTTCTTTGGGGCCGCATCGTCTTAGTTGTTCGTCGCGTCGGGCGCTGGCCCGGCCAGACTTGCGGGGCGTACCCGTGGCCGTATGGTCGAGTCGGTCGGGGTTTGAATGTCAAACACCAGCTCCAGCTCCAACGCGGGGTCCAGCGGTTCCGGATCGGGCTCGGGCCGGATCAAGGTGAATTCGATCCGCCGGTTGGCCTCGCGGCCCGCTTCGGTGGCGTTATCGGCAATCGGGTTTGCCGCGCCATAGCCCTGCGCCACCATCGACGACACCAGCACACGCCGCGTCAACAGTGCGTTGATCACCGCCGACGCGCGGGCCTGGCTCAGACCCAGATTGCTCTCGTCGCGGCCTTGGCTGTCGGTGTAGCCGGCAACCTCGAACGGCAATTCACCGCATTCGCGCAACACATCGGCGATATCGTCCAGCACGCGGCCC
This region includes:
- a CDS encoding molybdenum cofactor biosynthesis protein MoaE — protein: MAIRVQAEAFDYGAECSGFAAQSDGAGAIVTFGGIVRDNEGTLLGMEIEHYPGMTERALADIEAQARARWSLSEALIIHRFGPLAPGEMIMMVATAARHRADAFAAAEFLMDYLKSRAPFWKKERSAQGTAWVAARDEDEDALKRW